Proteins found in one Ensifer canadensis genomic segment:
- a CDS encoding IS6 family transposase, giving the protein MNTPYQMPRLKGFRFGREIIAYAVLAYHRFALSTADVEDLLAERGVIVSREAIRLWVNRFGRHFADCVRPDRPAPRDKWHVDEVVITIHGTKHWLWRAIDADGNVLDILVQPRRNAKAARRFLRGLITRFGTPRVVVVTDKLRSYIKPIRTLAAGAEHRALKGLNNAVEVSHRPTRKREKIFRQFKSPRQAQRFLAAHDQINLIFHSRRYKINAAACRHARADAFAL; this is encoded by the coding sequence ATGAATACCCCGTATCAAATGCCGCGCCTGAAAGGCTTTCGCTTTGGCCGTGAAATCATCGCCTATGCGGTGTTGGCTTATCATCGCTTTGCGCTCAGCACCGCCGACGTGGAAGACCTGCTCGCCGAACGCGGTGTCATTGTCAGCCGGGAAGCAATCCGGCTTTGGGTCAATCGTTTCGGGCGGCATTTTGCAGATTGTGTTCGGCCAGATCGGCCTGCGCCTCGCGACAAGTGGCACGTCGACGAGGTCGTGATCACAATCCATGGCACAAAGCATTGGCTATGGCGGGCCATCGATGCGGACGGCAATGTGCTCGACATTCTGGTTCAGCCACGTCGAAACGCCAAGGCCGCGAGGCGTTTCCTGCGTGGCCTGATTACCCGGTTCGGGACGCCAAGGGTTGTTGTGGTCACGGACAAACTCCGCAGCTATATCAAGCCGATCCGAACCCTGGCGGCGGGCGCCGAGCATCGGGCCCTCAAAGGACTCAACAACGCGGTCGAAGTCTCGCACAGGCCGACCCGAAAGCGGGAGAAGATATTCCGGCAGTTCAAGTCACCCCGACAAGCACAGAGATTCCTTGCTGCCCACGACCAGATCAACCTGATCTTCCACTCCCGCCGCTACAAAATCAATGCCGCGGCTTGCCGTCACGCCAGG
- a CDS encoding methyl-accepting chemotaxis protein gives MSPLQNAKIRTKILSIILPICLIGIAGVLVVSSQYRSTVATYSNFISNDEAAAVEMSRASQRVVALSYSAYQILAYSVNDPRMAKLSKDYEDNKKVLLDRFATVKRLMPAEATAIDALTAQANNIIALTDRAVKAGLVDDNATAGNVLKQVDPLIDDEVLAVRQWLDTFNKNIRVKSDELADRTIATITDTLIAIGILCVAAVLIALFVSARGITAPIERLRARMVSLADGDIDQAVSGIERKDEVGHMAAAVSVFRDNAIERIRLEREADAGRNLSEKERLEREAQKAKDAADTQFAVDGLAAGLAELSNGNVTYRIDKPFVAHLDQLRANFNSSMAKLQDTLSAVGDNAQAIAAGANEIRSASDDLSKRTEQQAASIEETAAALEQITTTVKDSTRRAEEAGSLVGRARIGAQKSGDVMREAVSAMEAISKSSSEISNIIGVIDDIAFQTNLLALNAGVEAARAGDAGKGFAVVAQEVRELAQRSAKAAKEIKALISTSGQQVHSGVDLVTKTGASLQQIVKEVEEIDHNVRAIVEAAREQATGLHEINTAVNSIDQGTQQNAAMVEQSTAASHSLAKEVASLNNLLGQFTLQGDRSYQRPAAATQQSAPAASPARSLRAKLAGAFGGSGSATATAGAWEEF, from the coding sequence ATGTCACCTCTGCAGAACGCCAAGATCAGAACGAAGATACTGTCGATCATCCTCCCGATCTGTCTAATCGGCATTGCAGGCGTGCTGGTCGTATCCAGCCAATACAGGAGTACTGTCGCGACCTATTCGAATTTCATCTCGAATGACGAAGCGGCGGCGGTCGAGATGTCACGTGCCAGCCAACGTGTCGTGGCGCTGAGCTACAGCGCCTATCAAATCCTTGCCTACAGTGTAAATGACCCACGGATGGCGAAGCTCTCGAAAGACTATGAGGATAACAAGAAGGTCCTTCTCGATCGCTTTGCGACTGTTAAGCGACTGATGCCCGCTGAGGCGACGGCGATTGACGCACTCACGGCTCAAGCCAACAATATCATTGCATTGACCGATCGGGCCGTGAAGGCCGGATTGGTGGACGACAATGCAACTGCCGGCAACGTATTGAAGCAAGTGGACCCGTTGATCGATGACGAGGTTCTCGCAGTTCGCCAATGGCTCGATACCTTCAATAAGAATATCCGCGTTAAAAGCGATGAACTGGCAGATCGAACGATTGCCACCATCACCGATACTTTGATCGCCATTGGCATCCTTTGTGTCGCGGCGGTTCTGATCGCTCTTTTTGTTTCCGCCCGAGGGATTACCGCTCCCATCGAACGCTTGCGTGCGCGGATGGTCTCGCTGGCCGATGGCGATATAGATCAAGCTGTGTCGGGTATCGAGCGCAAGGATGAAGTCGGTCATATGGCCGCCGCCGTGTCGGTCTTCCGCGACAACGCCATCGAACGCATTCGCCTGGAGAGAGAGGCTGATGCCGGCCGCAACCTCTCCGAAAAGGAAAGGCTCGAACGTGAGGCGCAGAAAGCCAAGGATGCGGCCGACACCCAGTTTGCCGTCGACGGACTGGCCGCGGGCCTCGCCGAGCTTTCCAACGGCAACGTGACCTATCGCATCGACAAACCCTTCGTTGCCCATCTCGATCAGCTCCGCGCCAACTTCAATTCCTCGATGGCAAAGCTCCAGGATACGCTGAGCGCCGTCGGCGACAATGCCCAGGCCATCGCGGCCGGTGCAAACGAGATCCGCTCAGCCTCCGACGACCTCTCCAAGCGCACCGAACAGCAGGCCGCTTCGATCGAGGAAACCGCCGCAGCGCTGGAACAGATCACAACCACCGTCAAGGACTCCACCCGGCGGGCAGAAGAAGCAGGCTCGCTTGTTGGTCGCGCCCGCATCGGTGCGCAGAAATCAGGCGACGTGATGCGCGAGGCGGTTTCCGCGATGGAGGCGATCTCGAAGTCGTCGAGCGAAATCAGCAACATCATCGGCGTTATCGACGACATTGCATTCCAGACGAATCTCCTGGCGCTGAATGCCGGCGTCGAGGCGGCGCGCGCCGGCGACGCGGGCAAGGGCTTTGCGGTCGTTGCCCAGGAGGTGCGCGAACTGGCGCAACGCTCCGCCAAGGCGGCCAAGGAGATTAAGGCGCTGATCTCGACATCCGGCCAACAGGTTCACAGCGGTGTCGACCTCGTCACGAAAACCGGAGCTTCGCTTCAGCAGATCGTCAAGGAAGTGGAGGAGATCGACCATAATGTGCGGGCGATCGTCGAGGCTGCTCGTGAACAGGCAACCGGCCTGCATGAGATCAATACGGCGGTCAACAGCATCGATCAGGGAACGCAGCAGAATGCCGCCATGGTCGAGCAATCCACTGCTGCCAGCCACAGCCTGGCCAAGGAAGTGGCGTCCCTGAACAATCTGCTCGGCCAGTTCACCCTCCAAGGTGATCGAAGCTATCAGCGACCGGCCGCGGCCACCCAACAGTCGGCCCCCGCAGCCTCACCGGCACGATCGCTCCGCGCCAAGCTTGCCGGTGCCTTTGGGGGCTCGGGCAGTGCCACCGCGACAGCCGGCGCATGGGAGGAGTTCTGA